The nucleotide sequence CAGCAGGGAAGCACGCAGGCCTTCATTGATGACAGCCTCCAGATTCTGAACATTCCGTATGCTGCTGTGCTGCCCATAAGTCTCAGCATCCGCAGCCCCTTTTCTGACTTTTTCAAACATTTCTCCTGAATCATCCATATGCCCGTCCTCCACATTGACTACTTCAGAAAGTTCCTGCCACTTTCCATTAAATTTAATTATACATACTGAAACACTTTTTGTACACTGTTAAAAATCCCTGATTCTCATTTAACATGTTTGTATCAGTCTACATACGCTCAATCAGCTCATTCAGTCTTTTCACCAACTGCTCATCCGGCTCCATGTGATAGATGAATGAACTGTCCATTCCGCTCATCCTCAATCTGTCAATCCATAACAGGGCCGCCTCCCGGCTTATGTTTTGCTCCAACATGCCGTAATAAATAAATCTGTTCCCATGTGCCCAAAAATTCCAATGTCGCTCTGTTTCACATCCAGTTTTTTACAACATCTGCTCCTCCGGGCTCGCCAACTTTAGCTTTTGCAATATCAGTAATACAGATATAATCGTCAAAATTTTCCTCTGAAATAGTAATATTGATATTTTACACCACAATTACTTTATTTTTCCCATTCTTTTTCTCCCGTATTGCCTTACTGAAAACCCCATTACTTATATAAAATCATATCATGTTATCTCTGGTTTTTTAATTATTTTACGAGCATATGTTCTTTTTGTGGTTTTTACTTTAATTTAAAAACGATTATTCACTCTTAAATTTACCAGTTGCCAATACAACATCAGGTAATGCAAATAAGCACTTTATTCGGCACCATATACCATAAAATAAAGTGCTTATTATCCCGAAAGCCTCCCTGTTTTACCCCGGCAGAGAGTCCCTCAGACACAGCACGCCCCAGCCAAGCTGCGGATTTGGGTACTCCTGCAAAATCGGCAAATGCCTTGCCCCTCTTATGAGATAGGCCTTGACTTTCTCCCCATACAGATAAGGGTCATTCCCTTCCACAATCCCCCATTGCATTAAAAGGGCTGCGCTTCCCGTTACAAAAGGCGTTGCCATGGAAGTACCGCTGCGCACCGCATACCCGCCGCCGGGGGCCGCAGAGCGGATATCCACGCCAGGGGCTGCAAGATCCGGCTTAATCTGATTGGTCTGTCTGGTAAAGCCCCGTCCGGAAAAGTCTGCAAGCTGGTTATATCCGGAGTCATAGGCTCCTACGGAAATTACTTTTTCCGCTGTGGACGGAATGGTCAGGGTCGTCTCCTCTATGGGATACAGAAACCCCGTGCCCTGATTCAGCACAGTCTGTCCCGGCAGCCACAAATCATAATTTCCCCGGACAATCCGCTCCGGCACCAGCAGAATTTTCCAGATTCCCCCGTCAATATAGTCATTCCTGGGAAGAAAATCCATATAAATCTCCTGATAAAGATTATAGGGACTTGGTTCCCCGTAATAAATCAGCAGCTCCGTCTCCCCCAGAACAAACCGCTGGGGCCCCTGCACCTGGCGTATGGGCCCGATACGGATTCCGGAAGGATGAACCAGAACCACGTCATACTGGTCCGCATAGGATTTCCAGAGCTGCAGATTAATGGTACTTTCATATTCTCCCACGCCCAGCTCAATTTCCTGCACCTGCCCCTGCTGCAAAATCCCGGAAGTATGTCCTCTGGCAGCGCCCTCATTGCCGGTTCCAATGGAAATGCTGGTTTTCCAGTAATTGGAAATATCGTTAATATAGCTTTCCAGCAGTGCTGTCCCGCTGTGGGAACCGTAAGTATTTCCAAAGCTGATATTGACTGCCATGGGCATCTGGTATTCCAGAGATTTGTTCACCACATAATCAAGGCCTCGCATAAGCTGGGTGGTTCTTGGAAATCCATTGGGCTCCTGGGTCCCCAGCTTCACTATCAGCAACGGGCTTTCATAAGCCACACCCCGGTTCACTCCGCCGGAGGCCCTTCCGTTTCCGGCCGCAATTCCCGCCACATGGGTGCCATGCCCGGAAGTATCCCGGCTGGGCACCAGGTGGAACCGCTCCCGCTCATCGGAAATTTCCAGAGCCTGATTGATTTCCTCTGCGGTAAATTCCCGGTCCAGTGTTTCATCATATAATGCCAGAATCCTGGTGCTGCCGTCCTCGTTCCGAAAATCCGGATGGCTGTAATCAATACCGGAATCCAGAACCGCCACAATCACATCTTTCCCGGTAAGATTATACCGGGCTCCCTGAACAGGGGTGATACAGGCCGCCTGTTTTCCCTCCTGCACTGCAAAATACATCCGTTTGGGCTTTTCCACATATTCCACTTCCGGCGCTGCAGCCACCTGGTCCATGGCACTCTCCGGCACATACAGAATGGCATACTCATTCATCAGTTCCACAACTTCTATCTCCGGATTCTCCTGTGCCAGCCTCATGATATTTCCGGAATATTTTACAATCAGTTCCCATATTTCTTCCTCAGGCTCATACCCCACGCCAAGCTGCAGGGATTTCGCCCGCTCCCGCCCGGTGGCGTCCAGCGCAAGGTTCAGAAGATTTTCAAATTTCTCGCTGTTTGCGGCCATGGTTATTTCCTGTCTGTTACGCATTTCTGTTATTATATGTGTGAGTTTTACTTCTGACACATCGGCCATCCATCCTTCATCTGCCTCACTGCTTACCGCCGGATATTCTTCTGCGTGCGGCAGGAATTCAAAAGAAAATACGCCGATGAACAACAGCCTCTTTATACCGAACCGGAATCATCCTCCTGCGTCATCATGCTGATAATCGTCCTGTCCGTTTCCCGCATTCCCTGGCTTGCCAGTTTTCCGATATTCCGGATGGTATTTTCCACGCCTTTTCGGATAATTCCCTCTCCGTCATGGAATTCCACATTCTTTCTCTGCATCTGAACGCCCAGCAGCCCGGCTTCCACCGCGGAGGCAATTTTCG is from Lachnospiraceae bacterium JLR.KK002 and encodes:
- a CDS encoding S8 family peptidase, whose product is MAANSEKFENLLNLALDATGRERAKSLQLGVGYEPEEEIWELIVKYSGNIMRLAQENPEIEVVELMNEYAILYVPESAMDQVAAAPEVEYVEKPKRMYFAVQEGKQAACITPVQGARYNLTGKDVIVAVLDSGIDYSHPDFRNEDGSTRILALYDETLDREFTAEEINQALEISDERERFHLVPSRDTSGHGTHVAGIAAGNGRASGGVNRGVAYESPLLIVKLGTQEPNGFPRTTQLMRGLDYVVNKSLEYQMPMAVNISFGNTYGSHSGTALLESYINDISNYWKTSISIGTGNEGAARGHTSGILQQGQVQEIELGVGEYESTINLQLWKSYADQYDVVLVHPSGIRIGPIRQVQGPQRFVLGETELLIYYGEPSPYNLYQEIYMDFLPRNDYIDGGIWKILLVPERIVRGNYDLWLPGQTVLNQGTGFLYPIEETTLTIPSTAEKVISVGAYDSGYNQLADFSGRGFTRQTNQIKPDLAAPGVDIRSAAPGGGYAVRSGTSMATPFVTGSAALLMQWGIVEGNDPYLYGEKVKAYLIRGARHLPILQEYPNPQLGWGVLCLRDSLPG